From one Bacteroides intestinalis DSM 17393 genomic stretch:
- a CDS encoding SusC/RagA family TonB-linked outer membrane protein translates to MKQMKNNSNLKNAWLCMMAMLLFAVFPVFSQNTTIKGKVVDEMGEPVIGVNVTVVGNKSLGAISDLDGNFTLSVPTNATLSVSFIGYKNQTIKLNGRTSLEIVMKEDAEQLDEVVVVGYGTQKKVNLTGAVSAITSEGLIATKNQNAQNMLTGKVPGVRVIQKTSEPGEFNNQFDIRGFGTPLIVVDGVPRGDMQRMDPNEIESISVLKDASAAIYGVRAANGVVLITTKRGEKNKTKIDYNMYYGFQKPSEILKPVDAVGRMTLFNDVQMRDLVNPSRKYPQEAIDEFLTGKRVSTDWYDAVMANSAPQQSHNVSISGGSDKMDYYVSFAYMDQGGFFKGDALDYNRYNVRSNLNAQLTKNLRVSVKLSGMIDDREGNSKDSWEIFKNLWRSAPDDPLYANNTAPYYQKPQSSDDNPLALIDTDLTGFKKRGNKLFQSSFEGEYTIPKVQGLKVRGMFSYDTKENDETTWNKEYNLYTYNAAADSYVAASRLGPTQLRRTHNSSWSTLWQAAISYDNTFSGHHVSGLMLYEEAHNVGDNLWAQRNFSIPLPYLFAGDSKEQVGMANANGLSESASKGLIGKFNYDYKGRYLAEFSFRYDGSSKFPSDNRWGFFPGASIGWRMSEESFIKDNLKFVSNLKLRASYGKMGDDGAADYQFLSGYDYPNTSGGSNNNYPTGYVFGGAYTNALGFRAVANPNITWYTVKTLNIGLDADLWDGLLGLTFEVFQRDRDGLLANRLVSLPGTFGSTMPQENLNSDRTKGIELELRHNNSIGDFRYNVSGQVSLTRGMRRYYETDPAGNSYDYWRNRNLNRYNDIWFGYGAAGRFTSYEQIANSIYSGNATLPGDYIYEDWNQDGVIDGSDMHPIATTTNPGSSWQDKRNYPLMNFGLTLGASWKGFDLNLLFQGSAMSYVAYGEQLSMPLAFDGNALDMFLDRWHPVDPDQHPFDPSCEWIPGYYSFGGAKAMPKDDSEFMIQKGDYLRLKSAEIGYTFPKQWLSSVGVKNLRVYFNAYNLFTITGVRGVDPEKPTDLYGYMYPLNKTFNFGANITF, encoded by the coding sequence ATGAAACAAATGAAAAACAATTCTAATTTGAAGAATGCATGGCTTTGCATGATGGCAATGCTGTTGTTTGCTGTTTTCCCGGTGTTTTCACAAAATACTACTATTAAGGGAAAAGTAGTTGATGAAATGGGAGAACCTGTTATTGGCGTCAATGTAACCGTAGTGGGTAATAAATCATTGGGAGCTATTAGTGATTTAGATGGAAACTTTACATTGTCAGTTCCTACTAATGCCACATTGTCAGTATCCTTTATAGGATATAAGAATCAAACGATAAAATTGAATGGCAGAACTTCACTGGAAATAGTGATGAAGGAAGACGCAGAACAATTAGATGAAGTAGTTGTAGTAGGTTATGGTACACAAAAGAAAGTGAACCTAACCGGAGCAGTATCAGCTATCACTAGTGAAGGTCTGATAGCTACAAAGAACCAGAACGCACAGAATATGTTGACTGGTAAGGTACCAGGTGTACGTGTGATTCAGAAAACTTCAGAGCCGGGTGAATTCAATAACCAGTTCGATATTCGTGGTTTCGGTACCCCGTTGATTGTAGTGGATGGTGTTCCCCGTGGTGACATGCAGCGTATGGATCCTAATGAAATTGAGTCTATTTCCGTATTGAAAGATGCTTCTGCTGCAATTTATGGTGTACGTGCTGCTAATGGTGTTGTTTTGATTACCACAAAGAGAGGTGAGAAGAACAAAACTAAGATTGATTACAACATGTATTATGGTTTCCAAAAACCAAGTGAAATATTGAAGCCAGTGGATGCTGTGGGGCGTATGACATTGTTTAATGATGTGCAGATGCGTGACTTGGTCAATCCAAGCCGGAAATATCCTCAGGAGGCTATTGATGAGTTCCTGACTGGTAAGAGAGTGTCCACAGATTGGTATGATGCTGTAATGGCTAATTCTGCTCCGCAACAGTCACACAATGTTTCCATTAGTGGAGGTAGCGATAAGATGGATTATTATGTTAGCTTCGCTTATATGGATCAGGGCGGTTTCTTTAAAGGAGATGCTTTGGACTACAATCGTTACAATGTACGTTCTAATCTGAATGCCCAGTTGACGAAGAATTTAAGAGTTTCTGTAAAATTGAGCGGTATGATTGATGACCGTGAAGGTAACTCTAAGGATTCGTGGGAAATATTCAAGAATTTATGGCGTTCTGCTCCAGATGATCCTTTGTATGCAAATAATACAGCACCTTATTATCAGAAGCCTCAGAGTTCTGATGATAATCCGTTGGCTTTAATTGATACGGATTTAACCGGTTTTAAGAAGAGAGGAAATAAGTTATTCCAATCCTCTTTTGAAGGAGAATATACAATTCCCAAAGTGCAAGGATTGAAGGTGAGAGGTATGTTCAGCTATGACACGAAGGAAAATGATGAAACGACTTGGAATAAGGAATATAACCTGTATACTTATAATGCTGCAGCAGATTCATATGTGGCGGCTTCTCGTCTTGGCCCTACTCAGTTGCGTCGTACTCACAATAGTAGCTGGAGTACTTTGTGGCAAGCTGCAATTAGTTATGATAACACATTCTCAGGCCATCATGTTTCTGGTTTGATGTTGTATGAAGAGGCTCATAATGTAGGAGATAATTTGTGGGCACAACGTAACTTCTCTATACCTTTACCTTATTTGTTCGCAGGTGATTCTAAAGAGCAAGTAGGTATGGCAAATGCAAATGGTTTGTCAGAATCGGCTTCGAAAGGTCTTATTGGTAAGTTCAATTACGATTATAAAGGACGTTATCTCGCTGAATTTTCTTTCCGTTATGATGGTTCCTCCAAATTCCCTTCAGATAATCGTTGGGGATTCTTCCCTGGCGCTTCTATCGGTTGGAGAATGTCAGAAGAGTCTTTTATTAAAGACAATCTGAAGTTTGTTTCTAATTTGAAGTTGCGTGCATCTTATGGTAAGATGGGTGATGATGGTGCTGCTGATTATCAATTCCTTTCCGGTTATGATTATCCGAACACTTCCGGTGGCTCTAACAACAATTATCCCACAGGTTATGTGTTTGGTGGTGCTTATACTAATGCACTTGGTTTCCGTGCAGTAGCTAATCCTAATATTACCTGGTATACAGTAAAGACTTTGAATATTGGACTTGATGCCGATTTATGGGATGGTCTGTTGGGGCTGACATTTGAAGTATTCCAACGTGACCGTGACGGGCTGCTTGCCAATCGTCTGGTTTCTTTACCGGGTACTTTTGGTTCTACAATGCCGCAGGAGAATCTTAACAGTGACCGTACAAAGGGTATTGAATTAGAATTACGTCATAATAATAGCATTGGAGATTTTCGATATAATGTAAGTGGACAAGTTTCACTAACTCGCGGTATGCGTCGTTATTATGAAACAGATCCGGCTGGTAACTCCTATGATTATTGGAGAAACAGAAATCTGAATCGTTACAATGATATTTGGTTTGGTTATGGTGCAGCGGGACGTTTCACTAGCTATGAACAGATTGCTAATTCTATCTATTCCGGTAATGCAACATTACCCGGTGACTATATTTATGAAGACTGGAATCAGGACGGTGTAATTGATGGTAGCGATATGCATCCAATTGCAACAACAACTAATCCAGGAAGCTCTTGGCAAGATAAAAGAAATTATCCGTTGATGAACTTTGGTCTGACTCTGGGCGCAAGTTGGAAAGGTTTCGACTTAAACCTTTTATTCCAGGGTTCTGCCATGTCTTATGTTGCTTATGGTGAACAACTTTCAATGCCGTTGGCCTTTGATGGTAATGCTTTGGATATGTTCCTCGACCGTTGGCATCCAGTGGATCCTGATCAACATCCTTTCGATCCTTCTTGTGAGTGGATACCGGGGTATTACTCTTTTGGTGGTGCAAAAGCAATGCCAAAAGATGATTCTGAATTTATGATTCAGAAAGGTGACTATCTACGTTTGAAATCAGCTGAAATAGGTTATACGTTCCCGAAGCAATGGCTTTCTTCAGTAGGGGTTAAGAATTTGAGAGTTTATTTCAATGCATATAACCTGTTTACTATCACTGGAGTGAGAGGTGTCGACCCTGAAAAGCCTACTGACTTATACGGATACATGTATCCTTTGAATAAAACGTTCAATTTTGGTGCAAACATTACATTTTAA
- a CDS encoding PQQ-binding-like beta-propeller repeat protein, producing the protein MKNYCRYILFSFLLLAGVNLFASVYNSGLYFKSHSAPSTERTSLILDENKPFEVENEFTISFQMWVRNNEPDFGSILHLYTNTNQLIRFSFVAGGERLHYPALVFNEGMVTIDSPIEREKWISVSLRMDMKHNSIAVKYAGKDTTIMVPLNGTHRVKALFGHAPEYLADVAPINLKDVKIMQDGKQTREWRLWKHNDNVCFDEIAKSIARVRSPYWLIDDHIKWKQIYKGTLSGRLDVAFNARDALFYLVRPDKVEILDETGTMKKEISVQGGYPAMEFTDHLIFDTLTNRLVSYSLSQKRVSFFSFDTDRWNLVERNKEEPNYYNHARTYNPADSSFYFFGGYGFYRYRNDLFRMSPFTGEMEMINYDPLLNPRYSSAVAVVGDELYILGGRGNKYGKQELNSYFYTELCAIDLKTRKSRVVWKKKQVEASMLMASSMYFEPSDSSFYAVSLKDGGILWKVSMKDTTWTAVSIPIHNRVIHQDCDFSFYSSPSCNKLFLVMDKILTDRTHDVSIYSINTPLMSQADIMQVVEDTSVAIQMWYWIVAGFLSLLGVGSFLYYRIVEHKKEEPLSVVTTDSVKEELAANDNNVENENLELKVEAGDERIPVLRPIENYFDRSRSAISLLGTFNVRDKDGNDITSNFTPRLKSLLVLLILYTEKDEKGILTRKVTDMLWSDKDEISARNNRNVTLRKLRVLLEEVGDVEVVSDGGFLKMQWKEKVFCDYRTALHCIELFQRNGSLKDDVFLNQILELLLCGPLLSNTIVDWLDGFKDAYSSLSIDLLRNLLDIEYKKNNHEMVLRITDIMFLHDPLNEEALSAKCLVLFSEGKKGIAKSVYDRFCKEYRESLGENYKVPLSKLCE; encoded by the coding sequence ATGAAAAACTATTGCAGATATATTTTATTTAGTTTCCTCCTGCTAGCAGGAGTGAATTTATTTGCCTCCGTCTATAATAGCGGACTTTATTTTAAATCTCATTCCGCCCCTAGTACTGAAAGAACTTCACTCATTCTAGATGAAAATAAGCCTTTTGAAGTAGAAAATGAATTTACCATTTCTTTTCAGATGTGGGTACGTAACAATGAACCCGACTTTGGGTCAATTTTGCATTTGTACACTAATACAAATCAATTAATTCGTTTTTCGTTTGTTGCGGGAGGAGAACGTTTGCATTATCCGGCATTAGTCTTCAATGAAGGAATGGTTACCATTGACAGTCCTATTGAAAGAGAAAAGTGGATTTCAGTTTCCTTGCGAATGGACATGAAGCATAATTCTATTGCAGTGAAGTATGCGGGAAAAGATACGACAATAATGGTTCCTCTGAATGGAACTCATCGGGTAAAAGCATTATTCGGACATGCGCCTGAATATCTGGCTGATGTAGCGCCAATAAATTTAAAGGATGTAAAAATAATGCAAGATGGTAAGCAAACCCGTGAGTGGAGGTTGTGGAAACATAATGATAATGTTTGCTTTGATGAAATAGCGAAATCTATAGCTCGTGTACGGTCCCCTTATTGGCTGATAGATGACCATATCAAGTGGAAACAGATTTATAAAGGAACACTCTCTGGAAGACTGGATGTTGCTTTTAATGCGCGTGATGCTTTGTTTTATTTGGTAAGGCCAGATAAAGTGGAAATACTAGATGAAACTGGAACCATGAAGAAAGAAATTAGTGTACAAGGAGGGTATCCTGCCATGGAGTTCACAGATCATCTAATTTTTGACACCTTGACTAACAGGTTGGTATCTTATTCGTTATCTCAAAAGCGTGTTTCTTTTTTCTCTTTTGATACAGATCGATGGAATTTGGTAGAGCGTAATAAGGAAGAGCCGAATTATTATAACCATGCTCGTACTTATAATCCGGCTGATTCTTCTTTCTATTTCTTCGGTGGCTATGGTTTTTATAGATACAGGAATGATTTGTTCAGGATGAGTCCGTTTACGGGCGAAATGGAAATGATCAACTATGACCCCTTGCTTAATCCTCGTTACTCTTCGGCGGTAGCTGTCGTTGGTGATGAACTCTATATATTGGGTGGGAGGGGAAATAAGTATGGCAAACAGGAGTTGAATTCTTATTTCTATACAGAATTGTGCGCGATTGATTTGAAAACAAGGAAATCACGTGTTGTTTGGAAGAAAAAGCAGGTAGAGGCCTCAATGTTGATGGCTTCATCTATGTATTTCGAACCCTCGGATAGTTCATTCTATGCGGTTTCCTTGAAAGATGGCGGTATTTTGTGGAAAGTATCCATGAAAGATACGACTTGGACAGCAGTATCTATTCCCATTCATAACAGAGTTATTCATCAAGATTGTGATTTTAGTTTCTACTCATCTCCTTCATGCAATAAGCTGTTTTTAGTAATGGATAAAATATTGACTGATCGTACACATGATGTGTCCATATATTCCATAAATACTCCGTTGATGAGCCAAGCGGATATAATGCAAGTGGTGGAAGATACTTCTGTTGCTATCCAGATGTGGTATTGGATAGTTGCTGGATTTTTGTCGTTGTTGGGTGTTGGAAGCTTTTTATATTACCGAATAGTTGAACATAAGAAAGAAGAACCGCTTTCTGTAGTTACTACGGATAGTGTAAAAGAAGAATTGGCAGCAAATGATAACAATGTAGAGAATGAAAATTTAGAATTGAAGGTAGAAGCTGGGGATGAAAGAATTCCTGTTCTTAGACCGATAGAAAACTATTTTGATCGTAGTCGTTCAGCAATTTCTTTACTTGGTACATTTAATGTGCGGGATAAGGATGGAAATGATATCACTTCTAATTTTACTCCCCGTCTGAAAAGTTTGTTAGTTTTGTTAATTCTTTATACAGAGAAAGATGAAAAAGGCATTCTGACTCGGAAAGTAACTGATATGCTTTGGTCTGATAAGGATGAGATCTCAGCTCGAAATAATAGAAATGTGACATTGCGTAAGTTGCGTGTTTTGTTAGAAGAGGTTGGTGATGTGGAAGTAGTGAGTGATGGTGGATTTCTGAAAATGCAGTGGAAAGAAAAGGTATTCTGCGATTATCGTACAGCGCTCCATTGCATAGAGTTATTTCAACGAAATGGTTCTCTGAAAGATGATGTATTTCTGAACCAAATATTGGAATTGTTGCTGTGTGGTCCGTTACTTTCTAATACGATTGTTGATTGGTTGGATGGATTTAAGGATGCCTATTCAAGCCTTTCTATTGATTTACTTAGAAATCTGTTGGATATTGAATATAAGAAAAATAACCATGAGATGGTGCTCCGTATTACTGATATTATGTTTTTGCATGATCCGTTGAATGAAGAAGCATTGTCTGCCAAGTGTTTAGTACTGTTTTCGGAGGGGAAGAAGGGGATTGCCAAGAGTGTATATGATCGTTTCTGTAAGGAGTATCGGGAGTCTTTAGGTGAAAATTACAAGGTTCCGCTTTCTAAATTATGTGAATAA
- a CDS encoding glycoside hydrolase family 2 protein: MKRNAILLSLLTTLFLLPGKAVGQNTSSDGKLVYNFPFAPSEGLVNRTEKEYRKEICLNGYWDFQPVALPGSYVQGKGVAPELSLPKEGAWSKTRIKIPSPWNINSFANRNVEGPDHRNYPSYPKEWEQVKMAWMKKTVTIPNDWNGQQIKLYFEAVAGYTEVYINKEKVGENFDLFLPFSIDITNKVAAGETAEVWVGVRSQSLFENNSTIGRRIVPAGSMWGYHIAGIWQDVYLLALPKVHVEDVYVKPLVSKNMLELEVTVQNNTEKKTDLQLQGKINEWVNLAGTDVNSAPVPAWELGQEALKVAPVKVSIPANASTKVVLQVPVSGELSYWTPEQPNLYAVLLSLQAKKEILDMKYERFGWREWTLQGTTQYLNGKPYQLRGDSWHFMGIPQMTRRYAWAWFTAIKGMNANAVRPHAQIYPRFYMDVADEMGICVLNETANWASDGGPKLDSELFWEASKEHLKRFVLRDRNHASVFGWSISNENKPVILHVYNRPELMPQQKKAWEDWRDIVRANDPTRPWISADGEDDGDGILPVTVGHYGDMNSMKHWVGIGKPWGIGEHSMAYYGTPEQVAKYNGERAYESQLGRMEGLANECYHLLANQRNMGASYSTVFNMAWYSLKPLPLGKKDMTTEPDINKDGIFFTDYKEGVPGVQPERVGPYCTTFNPGYDSNLPLYDPWPMYDAMRAANAPGHSAWSAYADIDKKQYEAPTATPAEKYKEVIFIGGDDSKLKGILDAQGVKFAVKITAPARMLYIVDGTYTLSAAEKKSMLANIAKGADVWIWGLTPQTLNVYDEILPLPVALDNLKRSSFLPVQKSWIRGLNNSDFYFCELQRADASEYSLTGALVEEGDVLLNACKTDWRAWNKRPEEIKTAGTVRSEYECTAATPVFVKYQKDASCFYISTLKEFTNSEKGYNTLGVILKNAGIDCNEIEVKSNEVFFLRDNQLVFPVAAKEKLVKKADGWALDIYVFSPRPLDDLLIEPNMPKLTLVVKAKECQLAINDKAYVAASQNRHEATYKELPLLQGWNKVSIKIGERDKNEFSGNFRCDNRNEFLSSLKVMFVNPEVK, translated from the coding sequence ATGAAACGAAATGCAATTTTATTAAGCTTGTTGACGACTTTGTTCTTGCTGCCGGGAAAGGCAGTGGGACAAAACACATCAAGCGATGGTAAATTGGTGTATAACTTCCCGTTTGCACCAAGTGAGGGTCTTGTGAATAGAACAGAAAAGGAGTATAGGAAAGAAATCTGTCTGAATGGCTATTGGGATTTCCAACCTGTGGCTTTGCCGGGTAGTTACGTGCAAGGTAAAGGAGTGGCACCGGAATTATCATTGCCCAAAGAAGGTGCATGGAGTAAAACCCGTATAAAGATTCCTTCTCCATGGAATATAAACTCTTTTGCTAACAGAAATGTAGAGGGACCTGATCATCGCAACTACCCGTCTTATCCGAAAGAATGGGAACAAGTGAAAATGGCGTGGATGAAAAAAACTGTAACTATTCCTAATGACTGGAATGGTCAGCAGATAAAATTATATTTTGAAGCTGTAGCCGGCTATACTGAGGTCTATATCAATAAGGAAAAAGTAGGAGAGAATTTTGATCTTTTTCTTCCATTCAGCATAGATATTACGAATAAGGTAGCTGCAGGTGAAACCGCTGAAGTATGGGTGGGAGTTCGTAGTCAATCTTTGTTTGAAAACAACTCTACAATTGGGCGTCGTATTGTTCCTGCCGGTTCTATGTGGGGATATCACATTGCCGGTATCTGGCAGGATGTATACTTGTTGGCATTGCCTAAAGTACATGTGGAAGATGTATATGTGAAGCCGTTGGTTTCAAAGAATATGCTTGAACTGGAAGTGACTGTACAGAATAATACGGAAAAAAAGACAGATCTGCAACTTCAAGGTAAGATTAATGAATGGGTAAACCTGGCTGGGACAGATGTTAATTCTGCTCCTGTACCTGCATGGGAACTTGGACAGGAAGCTTTGAAAGTGGCCCCTGTTAAAGTTAGCATCCCTGCCAATGCTTCAACAAAAGTTGTGTTGCAGGTTCCGGTATCCGGTGAGTTGAGTTACTGGACTCCTGAACAACCGAATCTTTATGCCGTATTGCTTTCATTGCAGGCTAAGAAAGAAATTCTTGATATGAAATATGAACGTTTCGGATGGCGTGAATGGACATTGCAAGGTACCACACAGTACCTGAATGGTAAACCTTATCAGTTGAGAGGTGATTCTTGGCACTTTATGGGTATTCCGCAAATGACACGCAGATATGCGTGGGCATGGTTTACTGCCATTAAAGGTATGAATGCTAATGCAGTTCGCCCTCATGCACAGATTTATCCTCGTTTCTACATGGATGTAGCTGATGAAATGGGTATCTGCGTATTGAATGAAACTGCTAACTGGGCGAGTGATGGTGGTCCGAAACTGGATTCTGAGCTCTTCTGGGAAGCATCAAAAGAACATTTGAAACGTTTTGTACTCAGAGACCGTAATCATGCTTCTGTCTTTGGTTGGAGTATCAGTAATGAAAATAAACCTGTGATTTTGCATGTTTACAACAGACCGGAATTGATGCCTCAGCAGAAGAAAGCTTGGGAAGATTGGAGAGACATTGTTCGTGCAAACGATCCGACCCGCCCATGGATTTCTGCCGATGGAGAAGATGATGGAGATGGCATCTTGCCGGTTACAGTAGGTCATTATGGTGACATGAACTCAATGAAACATTGGGTTGGAATAGGTAAACCTTGGGGAATCGGTGAACATAGTATGGCGTACTATGGTACGCCCGAGCAGGTTGCTAAGTATAATGGTGAAAGAGCCTATGAATCGCAGTTGGGACGTATGGAAGGATTAGCTAATGAGTGCTATCATCTCCTTGCTAACCAGCGTAATATGGGAGCTTCTTACAGTACCGTTTTCAATATGGCATGGTACTCTTTGAAACCGCTGCCACTGGGAAAGAAAGATATGACTACAGAACCGGATATCAATAAAGATGGTATTTTCTTTACTGATTATAAAGAAGGTGTGCCGGGTGTACAACCGGAGCGTGTAGGTCCTTATTGTACAACATTCAATCCGGGATATGATTCGAATCTACCTTTGTATGATCCATGGCCTATGTATGATGCTATGCGTGCAGCCAATGCACCGGGACACTCTGCTTGGTCTGCTTATGCTGATATTGACAAAAAACAATATGAAGCACCGACAGCTACTCCGGCTGAGAAATATAAAGAAGTGATTTTCATAGGCGGAGATGACAGTAAATTGAAAGGTATTCTGGATGCACAAGGCGTGAAATTTGCTGTAAAGATTACTGCACCTGCACGTATGCTCTATATTGTAGATGGTACTTACACTTTGTCTGCTGCTGAAAAGAAGAGTATGTTAGCTAATATTGCTAAGGGTGCTGATGTATGGATTTGGGGATTAACACCTCAGACATTGAATGTATACGATGAGATATTACCTCTTCCGGTAGCATTAGATAACCTTAAACGTTCTTCTTTCTTGCCGGTTCAGAAGTCATGGATACGTGGCTTGAATAATTCTGATTTCTATTTCTGCGAACTTCAGAGAGCTGATGCTTCAGAATATTCATTAACAGGTGCGCTGGTAGAAGAAGGAGATGTCTTGCTGAATGCTTGTAAAACAGATTGGAGAGCTTGGAATAAACGTCCGGAGGAAATCAAAACTGCCGGTACGGTGCGGAGTGAGTACGAATGTACAGCTGCTACTCCTGTGTTTGTGAAGTATCAGAAAGATGCCTCTTGTTTCTATATCAGTACCCTGAAAGAATTCACTAACTCTGAAAAGGGATACAATACACTGGGAGTGATTTTAAAGAATGCCGGTATTGATTGTAATGAGATTGAAGTAAAATCAAATGAAGTCTTCTTCTTGCGTGATAATCAATTGGTATTTCCTGTTGCAGCGAAGGAGAAGTTAGTGAAAAAAGCGGATGGATGGGCCTTGGATATCTATGTATTTAGTCCGCGCCCTTTGGATGACTTGCTGATTGAACCGAATATGCCGAAGCTGACTTTGGTTGTGAAAGCAAAGGAATGCCAGCTTGCTATTAATGATAAAGCATATGTAGCCGCTTCGCAAAATAGGCATGAGGCTACTTATAAAGAACTGCCCTTGCTGCAAGGTTGGAATAAGGTAAGCATAAAAATAGGAGAAAGAGATAAAAATGAATTCAGTGGTAACTTTAGATGTGATAATAGAAATGAATTCCTTTCTTCGTTGAAAGTGATGTTTGTCAATCCTGAAGTGAAATAG